DNA from Nocardioides seonyuensis:
AGCGCCCTGAACATCGCGGGGTCGCTCACGCTGCCGAACTCGGTCACGTTGAAGGCGCCGTTGGCACTGAGCTCGCTGCGCAGGGCGTCGAGCACCGGCACCGCGCAGACCACTGCGGCCGCCAGGTCGGGTCGCTGGGTGAGCACCGCTCCCACCAGGAGGCCGCCGTTGGAGCCGCCCAACAGGCCCAGCCGGTCGCGGGTCGTCACCCGGGTCTCGACGAGGTGGTCGGCGCAGGCGATGAAGTCGTCGAAGCAGTTCTGCTTGGTGGCGAGCCGGCCTGCGTGGTGCCACTCCTGGCCGTACTCGCCACCGCCTCGGATGTTCGCTATCGCCAGGACACACCCCTGCTCGAGCCATGGCAGCCAGGACGGATCGAACCACGGCTTGAGCGAGATGGCGTATCCGCCGTACCCGTACAGGACCGTGGGCGCCGTGCCGTCCCGCGGTGTGCCCTTCCTCGAGAGCAGGTTGATCGGGACCCGCGTCCCGTCCCTGGACGTGGCGAAGACCCGCTCGACCTCGATGTCGGTGAAGTGCACCGGCGTGACGGTGTCCAGAGCGGTAGGGCGCGGCTCGGGGTCGAGGTCGCCCTGCACCCACCAGCGCCGCGGGGAGACGAACGTCTCCACCGCCCAGCCGGCCTGATCGGAGCCCAGTCCGGTCATGGACTCCACTGAGCAGGTCGGCGGCAAGTCGACCTCGGGCAGGGCGGTGCCGTCGTGGTCGAAGCACCTGATCGCCGACGGTCCACCGACGATGTCGACCACCCACAGCCGCCCGGTGGTGGCGGCGATCTCCTCGATCGTGACCGGGCCCGTCGGTACGACGACGCGCGCATCGCCGACACCCTCGTCGTCGCCCAGGTCCATTCGCAGCACCTGTCCGTGGGGTGCGTCCTTCAGCGACAGCAGGAACAGCGACGCGCCCCCGAACACGGCGCGGATGCACCTGTCCTCGATGTCAGCCACCAGCCGCCACCGGGAGCCCTCGACCTGGCGGCGCGCGAAGAGCTGCCACTCTCCCCCGTCGCCCTTCTGGGCATGGTCCATCACCCACTGCCCGTCGGCCGAGGACGAGAGGAAGTTCTCCGTGATCCTGCTGTCCGCGAACACCCCCGAGAGGTCGCGTTCGTCGTCGCTGGGGTTGCTTCCGAGACGGTGGAACCACACGTCCTGGTCGAACCCGAGGTCCTCGTCGGGCACGGTGCCGGGCGCAGGATGCCGGGTGTACCAGAACCCCTGCGCGTCGTGCCGCCATGCGAGCGAGCCACCGGCGGTACCGCTGTTGACGTGAGGTATCGCGGTGTCGCACAGCTGGCCGGTGGCCGAACGGTAGACGTGGAGCGTGCCGTCCTCCGTGCCGTTCGATGACAGTGACACGGCGACGTGGGCACCGTCAGGGGAGGCGACGTACCAGTCGATCGTGGTGGCGCCCGACTGGTCGAGCGCATTGGGGTCGACCACGACCCGCTCGCCGTCGAGGTCGTCGAGCGTCGCCAGCGTCACGAGCAGAGGTTGCTGGAGTGGTGGCTGGGTCTTGAGGGCGAAGTACGACGAGCCTCCACGCGTCAACCGGGCGTACGTCGTCGACTCGGCCTTCAGGACCTGCTCGACCCGGCTGCGGACGTGCTCGTGGATGGGCAGCGACTCGAGATGGGTGCGCGCGCGAGAGTCCTGCGCAGCCGTCCACTCTCGGGTGCGTTCGGAGTGCTCCTCCAGCCATCGGTAGTCCTCGGTGACGTCCTCACCGTGGTACGTCGTGGTCACAGGCTCACGCGGAGTCTCGATCGCGGGCAGAGGCTCGCGGCTCATGGTCTCGCCCTGGGGGTCGAGGGCGTGCGTCCGCCCTCACCCGCGGCGGGCCAGCACGTCCGACGTCGTCGATGCGGGGGTCCGATCATCGCGGGGGCCTTCTCGGGTGGGGACTCCCAGACTCCTCGCGGCTGACGCGGCCGTCTTCGCCCGAGTTGGGTAATGAACCCGGAGCCCTGCGACAGTCCAAGCACGAGAGCCGTCCCGACTGGTCGGGACGGCTCTGGCTCATGAGGGCTGCGCCCAAGTGGAGCTGCGGGGAATCGAACCCCGGTCCTCGAGCGTCGAACCAGACATTCTCCGGGTGCAGTCTGTGATGTCGCTTTTCTCGGCCCCGGCGCTCGCACAGACGCGTCGCCGACAGGCCCAGTCAGGATGAAGTCCCGCTCACCCCTCCTGACAGAAAGTGAGCAGCAAGTCCTCTAGATGAGGCCTGGGTCCGGGACGAGGACGGGTGCCCGGTCAGACCCTTCGATCACTGCTCAGGCAGCGAGAGCGAAGTCGTTGCGGTTTGAGTTGGCAACTATGGTTTTCCAGCGATCGTTTACGAGATGACGCTGGCTTCTCGACCCGCTTCTTCTGGAACTAACGTCCCAAGTCGAAACCGATCAGCCCCTCTGAAATTTTCAACACGGTGAGTCTACGTGGTCCAACCGACAGCGGGCGAACGCTATTCCCCTGACTCTCCGTCGGCTGGCTCCGAGGGAGCGTGCACCCGCACCCGAGTGATGCGGTGGCCGTCCACCTCGGCCACCTCGAGGGTGTGGTCGCCCACGACGACCTGGTCTCCGACCTCGCCCATGCGGGCCAGGCGCTGGAGCAGGTATCCCGCGACGGTCTCGTAGGCACCGTCCTCGAGCTCCAGGCCCGTGCGCTCGCCGAACTCCTCCAGGGTGAGCCCCGCCTCGACGGTGGCCGGGTCGCCGGCCGCGGCCAGCGCCGCGTCCTGGTCGTACTCGTCCTGGATGTCCCCGACGAGCTCCTCGATGAGGTCCTCGAGCGTGACGATGCCGTCGGTGCCGCCGTACTCGTCGATGACGAGGGCCAGGTGGGCGCCGCGGTGACGCAGGGCGTTGAGCGAGCCGAGCACTCGGTTGGTGCCGGGCAGCACGACCAGGTCGCGCACGATGTCCCGGACCCTGCCCTCGTGGTCGTCGGCGTGGCCGAGGAGGTCGCGCAGGTGGACGTAGCCCAGGATGTTGTCGAAGTCGCGACCTGTCACCGGGTAGCGCGTGAACGGAAGCGTCGTGATCGTCTCGACGGCCTGCGCCAGGGTGAGGTCGTCGTCGAGGAACGCGACGTCGGTGCGCGGGGTCATCACCTCGACGAGCAGGCGGT
Protein-coding regions in this window:
- a CDS encoding hemolysin family protein, producing MDSGTAVDILLVVGFILMGGVFAATEMALVSLRSGQVERLSVEGGRGTAVASLARDPNRFLSAVQIGVTVAGFFSAAFGASTLAPSFAPTFERLGVPGPDTVSLVVTTLVVSYLSLVLGELVPKRLALQRSVGVARLFAPPLGKFATFMTPVIWLLSLSTNALVRLLGGNPDESGDDVDEAELRVMIAGHEDIPMEERAIVDDVFEAGDRLLVEVMTPRTDVAFLDDDLTLAQAVETITTLPFTRYPVTGRDFDNILGYVHLRDLLGHADDHEGRVRDIVRDLVVLPGTNRVLGSLNALRHRGAHLALVIDEYGGTDGIVTLEDLIEELVGDIQDEYDQDAALAAAGDPATVEAGLTLEEFGERTGLELEDGAYETVAGYLLQRLARMGEVGDQVVVGDHTLEVAEVDGHRITRVRVHAPSEPADGESGE
- a CDS encoding prolyl oligopeptidase family serine peptidase, with the protein product MSREPLPAIETPREPVTTTYHGEDVTEDYRWLEEHSERTREWTAAQDSRARTHLESLPIHEHVRSRVEQVLKAESTTYARLTRGGSSYFALKTQPPLQQPLLVTLATLDDLDGERVVVDPNALDQSGATTIDWYVASPDGAHVAVSLSSNGTEDGTLHVYRSATGQLCDTAIPHVNSGTAGGSLAWRHDAQGFWYTRHPAPGTVPDEDLGFDQDVWFHRLGSNPSDDERDLSGVFADSRITENFLSSSADGQWVMDHAQKGDGGEWQLFARRQVEGSRWRLVADIEDRCIRAVFGGASLFLLSLKDAPHGQVLRMDLGDDEGVGDARVVVPTGPVTIEEIAATTGRLWVVDIVGGPSAIRCFDHDGTALPEVDLPPTCSVESMTGLGSDQAGWAVETFVSPRRWWVQGDLDPEPRPTALDTVTPVHFTDIEVERVFATSRDGTRVPINLLSRKGTPRDGTAPTVLYGYGGYAISLKPWFDPSWLPWLEQGCVLAIANIRGGGEYGQEWHHAGRLATKQNCFDDFIACADHLVETRVTTRDRLGLLGGSNGGLLVGAVLTQRPDLAAAVVCAVPVLDALRSELSANGAFNVTEFGSVSDPAMFRALRAYSPYHNVEDGTPYPAVLFTAGEFDPRVPPHDAKKMTARLQEATSSDQPILLRMEHGGHGIGQSLDQQVGEVAAYLTFLFDRLGATYRA